The following coding sequences lie in one Syngnathoides biaculeatus isolate LvHL_M chromosome 16, ASM1980259v1, whole genome shotgun sequence genomic window:
- the c16h16orf89 gene encoding UPF0764 protein C16orf89 homolog — translation MRTTRLRLAAFVALLSAACCCCSTRAEVIDDVLGSLSKGASFLERQHEHINLDGVVGFLMLQAELKEAVRTWPHSDPVSWAQRTAAVSLIKRLDRSFDSAIAALRQNDPKYYQEFEPLLSWKFWQIGEERSTTDPSLVYAATTASECYDEHLSDKCLTLLLGTWKQKGTPCIVTKPCRDTMTQFGCPHYSLSHQLLYFMIGKMKGCSNLLKGDTRASRANMTERSYQKIFCSNMMKTNQDIATDGLSEQTADIFIENILICGLAGFSDFYKAEWLEHILRLQDSELGCFGRDRSIVSQMIGDELLEQLQPHHRVKRREKILPDGCSSHMTAVAVGALGGYLNFYLKEQDITKRPLS, via the exons ATGCGAACAACGAGGCTCCGGCTGGCCGCCTTCGTGGCGCTGCTGTCGGCggcgtgctgctgctgctccacaCGGGCGGAGGTGATCGACGACGTGCTGGGCAGCCTCTCCAAGGGTGCCTCTTTCCTGGAGCGCCAGCACGAGCACATCAACCTAGATGGCGTGGTGGGCTTCCTCATGCTGCAGG CCGAGCTGAAGGAGGCTGTGCGAACGTGGCCTCACTCGGACCCGGTCAGCTGGGCTCAGAGGACGGCGGCCGTGAGTCTTATCAAGCGTCTGGATCGCAGCTTCGACAGTGCTATCGCAGCCCTACGCCAGAATGACCCTAAGTACTACCAAG AGTTCGAGCCTTTGCTGTCGTGGAAGTTCTGGCAGATTGGCGAGGAGCGGAGCACCACTGACCCCAGCCTGGTTTACGCCGCCACCACCGCCAGCGAGTGCTACGATGAGCATCTCAGCGACAAGTGCCTCACGCTGCTGCTCGGAACTTG GAAACAGAAGGGGACGCCGTGCATCGTGACCAAGCCGTGCCGGGACACCATGACCCAGTTCGGTTGCCCGCACTACTCGCTCTCCCACCAGCTGCTGTACTTCATGATCGggaagatg AAAGGGTGCTCGAACCTGCTGAAGGGCGACACGCGAGCGTCCCGTGCCAACATGACCGAGCGTAGCTACCAGAAGATCTTCTGCTCCAACATGATGAAGACCAACCAGGACATTGCCACGGACGGACTCAGCGAGCAGACGGCAGACATCTTCATCGAGAACA TCCTCATCTGCGGATTAGCCGGCTTCTCTGACTTTTACAAAGCTGAATGGCTGGAGCACATTCTCCGACTGCAGGACAGCGAGCTCGGCTGCTTTGGCCGCGACC GGAGCATCGTCTCGCAGATGATTGGAGACGAACTGCTGGAGCAACTGCAACCTCATCACCGTGTCAAGAGGAGGGAGAAGATTCTTCCTG aCGGCTGCTCCAGTCACATGACGGCTGTGGCAGTGGGTGCCCTGGGAGGATATTTAAACTTCTACCTGAAGGAGCAGGACATAACCAAGAGGCCCCTTTCGTGA